A genomic segment from Toxotes jaculatrix isolate fToxJac2 chromosome 6, fToxJac2.pri, whole genome shotgun sequence encodes:
- the pde4ba gene encoding cAMP-specific 3',5'-cyclic phosphodiesterase 4B isoform X3 yields MGACCFNKKEMKLGKLNGWRKFKRMLNRELTHLSEMSRSGNQVSEFISNTFLDKQNEVEIPSPTSKTREKKKHPRQLMTQISGVKKVSHGPSLSSSSISRFGVKTDKEELLSKELEDLNKWGLNIFTVSEYSNNRPLTCIMYAIFQERDLLKNFKIPVDTFVAYMMTLEDHYHSDVAYHNSLHAADVAQSTHILLSTPALDAVFTDLEILAAIFAAAIHDVDHPGVSNQFLINTNSELALMYNDESVLENHHLAVGFKLLQEDKCDIFQNLTKKQRQSLRKMVIDMVLATDMSKHMSLLADLKTMVETKKVTSSGVLLLDNYTDRIQVLRNMVHCADLSNPTKSLELYRQWTDRIMEEFFHQGDRERERGMEISPMCDKHTASVEKSQVGFIDYIVHPLWETWADLVHPDAQDILDTLEDNRNWYQSMIPQSPSPPFYDQGTHGHSGGTGGQGGGEKFQFELTLDEEDLDGIEKDGEGEEEEEEEELEEEDDSLGDSRSPPLDYLDGQENEEGRMMEPMTAIEIVTHEASPTDT; encoded by the exons atgggaGCCTGCTGCTTTAACAAGAAAGAGATGAAACTAGGGAAGCTAAATGGTTGGAGAAAG TTCAAGAGAATGTTGAATCGGGAGTTGACGCACCTATCTGAGATGAGTCGGTCTGGGAATCAGGTTTCCGAATTCATCTCCAACACCTTCCTAG ACAAACAGAATGAGGTGGAGATCCCGTCACCAACGTCTAAGACacgagagaagaagaagcaccCGAGGCAGCTGATGACACAGATCAGTGGAGTAAAGAAGGTCTCCCATGGACCCTcactctccagcagcagcatctctcgCTTTGGTGTCAAGACCGATAAGGAGGAGCTGCTGTCCAAGGAGCTGGAGGATCTGAACAAGTGGGGCCTGAACATCTTCACTGTTTCAGAGTACTCCAACAACCGACCTCTTACCTGTATTATGTACGCCATCTTCCAG GAGCGAGACCTGTTAAAGAATTTTAAGATCCCAGTGGATACGTTTGTGGCCTACATGATGACATTGGAAGACCACTACCATTCAGATGTGGCCTACCATAACAGCCTGCATGCTGCTGACGTAGCCCAGTCCACACACATCCTCCTCTCAACTCCGGCCCTGGAT gCGGTCTTCACTGATCTTGAGATCCTAGCAGCCATCTTTGCTGCAGCTATCCATGATGTTGACCATCCTGGAGTATCAAACCAATTCCTAATCAATACCA ACTCTGAGCTGGCGTTGATGTACAACGATGAGTCTGTGCTGGAAAACCACCACTTGGCTGTGGGATTCAAGCTACTACAGGAAGACAAGTGTGATATCTTCCAGAACCTCACTAAGAAGCAGAGGCAGTCCCTACGCAAGATGGTCATTGACATG GTGTTAGCCACTGACATGTCCAAACACATGAGTCTGCTGGCTGATCTGAAGACTATGGTGGAGACTAAGAAGGTGACGAGCTCTggagtgctgctgctggacaatTACACCGACAGGATACAG GTGCTGCGTAACATGGTGCACTGTGCTGACCTGAGTAACCCCACTAAGTCCCTGGAGCTGTATCGTCAGTGGACTGATCGGATAATGGAGGAGTTCTTCCaccagggagacagagagagggagagggggatggAGATCAGCCCCATGTGTGATAAACATACAGCCTCAGTGGAAAAGAGCCAG GTGGGTTTCATCGACTACATTGTGCACCCTCTTTGGGAGACTTGGGCTGATCTGGTCCACCCAGACGCCCAGGACATTCTGGACACCCTGGAGGACAACAGGAACTGGTACCAGAGCATGATCCCCCAGagtccctcccctcccttctaTGACCAGGGCACGCACGGGCACAGCGGAGGCACTGGAGGGCAGGGAGGCGGGGAGAAATTTCAGTTTGAGCTGACCTTGGATGAGGAGGACTTGGATGGAATAGAGAAAGATGGcgaaggggaggaggaagaggaagaagaagaattagaagaggaggatgatagTCTAGGAGATTCTCGATCTCCTCCCCTGGACTATTTGGACGGTCAGGAGAACGAGGAGGGCAGAATGATGGAGCCCATGACAGCAATAGAAATCGTGACACATGAGGCGTCACCTACAGATACATAG
- the pde4ba gene encoding cAMP-specific 3',5'-cyclic phosphodiesterase 4B isoform X4, which yields MPEANYLLSVSWGYIKFKRMLNRELTHLSEMSRSGNQVSEFISNTFLDKQNEVEIPSPTSKTREKKKHPRQLMTQISGVKKVSHGPSLSSSSISRFGVKTDKEELLSKELEDLNKWGLNIFTVSEYSNNRPLTCIMYAIFQERDLLKNFKIPVDTFVAYMMTLEDHYHSDVAYHNSLHAADVAQSTHILLSTPALDAVFTDLEILAAIFAAAIHDVDHPGVSNQFLINTNSELALMYNDESVLENHHLAVGFKLLQEDKCDIFQNLTKKQRQSLRKMVIDMVLATDMSKHMSLLADLKTMVETKKVTSSGVLLLDNYTDRIQVLRNMVHCADLSNPTKSLELYRQWTDRIMEEFFHQGDRERERGMEISPMCDKHTASVEKSQVGFIDYIVHPLWETWADLVHPDAQDILDTLEDNRNWYQSMIPQSPSPPFYDQGTHGHSGGTGGQGGGEKFQFELTLDEEDLDGIEKDGEGEEEEEEEELEEEDDSLGDSRSPPLDYLDGQENEEGRMMEPMTAIEIVTHEASPTDT from the exons ATGCCTGAAGCCAATTACCTGCTGTCGGTGTCTTGGGGTTACATTAAG TTCAAGAGAATGTTGAATCGGGAGTTGACGCACCTATCTGAGATGAGTCGGTCTGGGAATCAGGTTTCCGAATTCATCTCCAACACCTTCCTAG ACAAACAGAATGAGGTGGAGATCCCGTCACCAACGTCTAAGACacgagagaagaagaagcaccCGAGGCAGCTGATGACACAGATCAGTGGAGTAAAGAAGGTCTCCCATGGACCCTcactctccagcagcagcatctctcgCTTTGGTGTCAAGACCGATAAGGAGGAGCTGCTGTCCAAGGAGCTGGAGGATCTGAACAAGTGGGGCCTGAACATCTTCACTGTTTCAGAGTACTCCAACAACCGACCTCTTACCTGTATTATGTACGCCATCTTCCAG GAGCGAGACCTGTTAAAGAATTTTAAGATCCCAGTGGATACGTTTGTGGCCTACATGATGACATTGGAAGACCACTACCATTCAGATGTGGCCTACCATAACAGCCTGCATGCTGCTGACGTAGCCCAGTCCACACACATCCTCCTCTCAACTCCGGCCCTGGAT gCGGTCTTCACTGATCTTGAGATCCTAGCAGCCATCTTTGCTGCAGCTATCCATGATGTTGACCATCCTGGAGTATCAAACCAATTCCTAATCAATACCA ACTCTGAGCTGGCGTTGATGTACAACGATGAGTCTGTGCTGGAAAACCACCACTTGGCTGTGGGATTCAAGCTACTACAGGAAGACAAGTGTGATATCTTCCAGAACCTCACTAAGAAGCAGAGGCAGTCCCTACGCAAGATGGTCATTGACATG GTGTTAGCCACTGACATGTCCAAACACATGAGTCTGCTGGCTGATCTGAAGACTATGGTGGAGACTAAGAAGGTGACGAGCTCTggagtgctgctgctggacaatTACACCGACAGGATACAG GTGCTGCGTAACATGGTGCACTGTGCTGACCTGAGTAACCCCACTAAGTCCCTGGAGCTGTATCGTCAGTGGACTGATCGGATAATGGAGGAGTTCTTCCaccagggagacagagagagggagagggggatggAGATCAGCCCCATGTGTGATAAACATACAGCCTCAGTGGAAAAGAGCCAG GTGGGTTTCATCGACTACATTGTGCACCCTCTTTGGGAGACTTGGGCTGATCTGGTCCACCCAGACGCCCAGGACATTCTGGACACCCTGGAGGACAACAGGAACTGGTACCAGAGCATGATCCCCCAGagtccctcccctcccttctaTGACCAGGGCACGCACGGGCACAGCGGAGGCACTGGAGGGCAGGGAGGCGGGGAGAAATTTCAGTTTGAGCTGACCTTGGATGAGGAGGACTTGGATGGAATAGAGAAAGATGGcgaaggggaggaggaagaggaagaagaagaattagaagaggaggatgatagTCTAGGAGATTCTCGATCTCCTCCCCTGGACTATTTGGACGGTCAGGAGAACGAGGAGGGCAGAATGATGGAGCCCATGACAGCAATAGAAATCGTGACACATGAGGCGTCACCTACAGATACATAG